In Synergistales bacterium, the following proteins share a genomic window:
- a CDS encoding SDR family NAD(P)-dependent oxidoreductase, whose translation MQQGNAFVTGGSGGIGEAVCTLLAEKGYNLAFTYRNNREKAETLAGALEARGVRALPCRADISRMEDVAAAVTGAAETLGGFTLLVNNAGILGENTMILDIDEAEWDAVLDVNLKGAFLVTKCALPYMLGQEGASIVNIGSIAGKNGGSLGVHYAAGKAGIMGFTFHLAGELLQQGVRANAVAPGPVDTPMLDEETRERLASLSPNGRIAAPEEIARSVLFLAENGYINGEVLDVNAGRYMD comes from the coding sequence TTGTGACAGGAGGAAGCGGCGGAATCGGCGAGGCGGTCTGCACGCTTCTGGCGGAGAAGGGGTACAACCTGGCCTTCACCTACCGCAACAACAGAGAGAAGGCGGAAACACTGGCGGGGGCCCTGGAGGCCAGGGGGGTGCGGGCCCTCCCCTGCCGGGCCGACATCTCCCGGATGGAGGATGTGGCGGCCGCCGTCACCGGGGCGGCGGAAACCCTCGGCGGGTTCACGCTGCTGGTCAACAACGCCGGGATCCTGGGCGAGAACACCATGATCCTGGATATCGACGAAGCGGAATGGGATGCCGTCCTGGATGTGAACCTGAAGGGCGCCTTCCTGGTCACCAAGTGCGCCCTGCCCTACATGCTCGGCCAGGAAGGGGCCTCGATTGTCAATATCGGGAGCATCGCCGGGAAGAACGGCGGTTCCCTGGGGGTGCACTACGCGGCCGGGAAGGCGGGGATCATGGGCTTCACCTTCCATCTGGCGGGGGAACTGCTCCAGCAGGGGGTCCGGGCCAACGCCGTGGCGCCGGGACCGGTGGACACGCCCATGCTGGACGAGGAGACTAGAGAGCGGCTGGCTTCGCTCTCGCCGAACGGACGGATCGCCGCTCCCGAGGAGATCGCCCGGTCGGTGCTCTTTCTGGCCGAGAACGGGTACATCAACGGCGAGGTGCTGGACGTCAACGCCGGCCGGTACATGGATTAG